The Ahaetulla prasina isolate Xishuangbanna chromosome 4, ASM2864084v1, whole genome shotgun sequence genome has a window encoding:
- the MSANTD3 gene encoding myb/SANT-like DNA-binding domain-containing protein 3 isoform X1 — MQNSEVIKPAKYFSEVEKSVLLALVEKYKYVLECKKSDARTIALKQRTWQALAHEYNSQPNVSLRDFKQLKKCWENIKARTKKIMAHERRDKVKRCISPLISNHILGKEKITNMIPDQVYFLQTPPEEDSEYQPETSNQESFSVINKESCDEEKGLVHFQVCEGTSQSEPSCSAVRVTGNKNFRNKAAQESDLKKMHEEEHHQQMSILQLQLIQMNEVHVAKIQQIERECEMAEEEHRIKMEVLNKKKMYWERKLQTVTKEWPVSSFNRPFPNSP, encoded by the exons ATGCAAAACAGTGAAGTAATAAAGCCTGCCAAATACTTTTCTGAAGTGGAGAAGAGTGTGCTGCTGGCATTAGTTGAGAAATATAAGTATGTACTTGAGTGTAAAAAGAGTGATGCAAGGACTATTGCATTGAAACAACGGACCTGGCAGGCCCTTGCTCATGAATACAATTCCCAACCAAATGTATCACTCCGAGATTTTAAGCAGTTGAAAAAATGTTGGGAGAACATCAAGGCTCGGACAAAGAAAATAATGGCACATGAAAGACGAGATAAGGTAAAAAGATGCATTAGTCCACTTATAAGTAATCACATCCTAGGAAAAGAGAAGATCACCAACATGATACCAGACCAAGTATATTTTTTACAGACTCCACCAGAAGAAGATTCTGAGTATCAGCCTGAAACGTCCAATCAAG AATCTTTCAGTGTTATTAACAAAGAATCATGTGATGAAGAGAAAGGACTTGTACATTTTCAGGTATGTGAAGGTACCTCACAGTCTGAGCCTTCCTGTTCAGCAGTCAGAGTAACTGGAAATAAAAACTTCAGAAATAAAGCTGCTCAAGAAAGTGATTTGAAAAAGATGCATGAAGAGGAACACCATCAGCAAATGTCTATTTTACAACTGCAGCTAATCCAAATGAATGAAGTACATGtggcaaaaattcaacagatagaAAGGGAATGTGAAATGGCTGAAGAAGAACACAGAATCAAGATGGAAgtgttaaacaaaaaaaaaatgtactgggAAAGGAAACTTCAGACTGTTACAAAAGAATGGCCTGTATCATCTTTTAACAGGCCATTCCCTAATTCACCCTAA
- the MSANTD3 gene encoding myb/SANT-like DNA-binding domain-containing protein 3 isoform X2, with product MQNSEVIKPAKYFSEVEKSVLLALVEKYKYVLECKKSDARTIALKQRTWQALAHEYNSQPNVSLRDFKQLKKCWENIKARTKKIMAHERRDKTPPEEDSEYQPETSNQESFSVINKESCDEEKGLVHFQVCEGTSQSEPSCSAVRVTGNKNFRNKAAQESDLKKMHEEEHHQQMSILQLQLIQMNEVHVAKIQQIERECEMAEEEHRIKMEVLNKKKMYWERKLQTVTKEWPVSSFNRPFPNSP from the exons ATGCAAAACAGTGAAGTAATAAAGCCTGCCAAATACTTTTCTGAAGTGGAGAAGAGTGTGCTGCTGGCATTAGTTGAGAAATATAAGTATGTACTTGAGTGTAAAAAGAGTGATGCAAGGACTATTGCATTGAAACAACGGACCTGGCAGGCCCTTGCTCATGAATACAATTCCCAACCAAATGTATCACTCCGAGATTTTAAGCAGTTGAAAAAATGTTGGGAGAACATCAAGGCTCGGACAAAGAAAATAATGGCACATGAAAGACGAGATAAG ACTCCACCAGAAGAAGATTCTGAGTATCAGCCTGAAACGTCCAATCAAG AATCTTTCAGTGTTATTAACAAAGAATCATGTGATGAAGAGAAAGGACTTGTACATTTTCAGGTATGTGAAGGTACCTCACAGTCTGAGCCTTCCTGTTCAGCAGTCAGAGTAACTGGAAATAAAAACTTCAGAAATAAAGCTGCTCAAGAAAGTGATTTGAAAAAGATGCATGAAGAGGAACACCATCAGCAAATGTCTATTTTACAACTGCAGCTAATCCAAATGAATGAAGTACATGtggcaaaaattcaacagatagaAAGGGAATGTGAAATGGCTGAAGAAGAACACAGAATCAAGATGGAAgtgttaaacaaaaaaaaaatgtactgggAAAGGAAACTTCAGACTGTTACAAAAGAATGGCCTGTATCATCTTTTAACAGGCCATTCCCTAATTCACCCTAA